A single region of the Crocosphaera sp. UHCC 0190 genome encodes:
- a CDS encoding isoprenyl transferase, whose product MTVKQPIVLNDLPIDLDSTRLPKHIAVIMDGNGRWAKHRGLPRIMGHQRGVDTLKDLLRCCRDWGIPALTAYAFSTENWGRPLEEVEFLMTLFERVLRRELQEMMAENVRIRFVGNLAALPSSLQAEIDRSMKDTENNTGIQFSVATNYGGRQEIVQSCRAIADQVKQGLINLEDINEALFEKYLYTTGIPHPDLLIRTSGEMRLSNFLLWQLAYAEIYVTQTLWPDFNREELHQALLDYQQRERRFGKV is encoded by the coding sequence ATGACTGTTAAACAGCCTATTGTGTTAAACGATTTACCCATTGATCTCGATTCAACTCGCCTACCAAAACATATTGCTGTCATTATGGATGGCAATGGACGGTGGGCCAAGCATCGTGGCCTGCCCCGCATTATGGGCCATCAACGGGGTGTGGATACCCTTAAAGATTTACTGCGCTGTTGTCGAGATTGGGGTATTCCGGCCCTGACTGCTTATGCCTTTTCCACGGAAAATTGGGGGCGACCCCTAGAAGAAGTGGAATTTTTGATGACCCTGTTTGAACGGGTGTTACGCCGTGAATTACAGGAGATGATGGCAGAAAATGTCAGAATCCGTTTTGTGGGTAATTTGGCGGCTTTACCATCTTCTTTACAGGCGGAAATTGACCGTTCGATGAAGGATACGGAAAATAATACGGGAATTCAATTTTCTGTGGCGACTAATTACGGGGGCCGTCAAGAAATTGTCCAGAGTTGTCGGGCGATCGCCGATCAAGTTAAACAAGGGTTGATTAATCTGGAAGACATTAATGAGGCTTTATTTGAGAAGTATTTATACACCACAGGTATTCCTCATCCTGATTTATTAATTCGTACCAGTGGCGAAATGCGGTTGAGTAATTTTTTGTTATGGCAATTAGCTTATGCGGAAATTTATGTTACCCAAACTCTTTGGCCGGATTTTAATCGGGAAGAACTACATCAAGCTTTATTAGATTATCAACAACGGGAACGACGGTTTGGCAAAGTTTAG
- the chlG gene encoding chlorophyll synthase ChlG, with protein sequence MSDSSTTNGTEKSGKTRQLLGMKGATSGETSIWKLRLQLMKPITWIPLIWGVVCGAASSGGYSWTPEDFLRAAACMLLSGPLMAGYTQTLNDFYDREIDAINEPYRPIPSGAISVPQVVTQIFVLLGAGLALGYGLDVWAGHDFPIMLCLTLGGAFLAYIYSAPPLKLKQNGWLGNYALGASYIALPWWAGHALFGELNWTIIVLTLFYSLAGLGIAVVNDFKSVEGDSQLGLKSLPVMFGVNTAAWICVIMIDVFQAGIGAYLIYIHQNLYAAILLLLVIPQITFQDMYFLRNPLENDVKYQASAQPFLVLGMLVAGLALGHAGV encoded by the coding sequence ATGTCTGACTCTTCTACCACTAATGGGACCGAAAAAAGCGGAAAAACCCGCCAATTATTAGGCATGAAGGGGGCCACCTCTGGGGAAACCTCTATCTGGAAGTTAAGGTTACAGTTAATGAAGCCTATCACCTGGATACCCTTAATTTGGGGTGTTGTCTGTGGTGCAGCTTCTTCGGGGGGCTATAGCTGGACACCAGAAGATTTTCTGAGGGCTGCGGCTTGTATGTTATTGTCAGGCCCTTTGATGGCCGGATATACCCAAACCCTCAATGATTTTTATGACCGGGAAATTGATGCCATTAATGAACCCTATCGCCCCATTCCGTCGGGTGCTATTTCGGTGCCGCAGGTTGTCACACAAATTTTCGTGTTATTAGGGGCAGGGTTAGCCTTAGGCTATGGATTAGATGTTTGGGCGGGCCATGACTTCCCGATTATGCTTTGTTTGACCCTAGGGGGCGCATTTTTGGCCTATATTTATTCTGCTCCTCCCCTCAAGTTAAAGCAAAATGGTTGGTTAGGAAATTATGCTCTCGGTGCGAGTTATATCGCCTTACCTTGGTGGGCTGGCCATGCTTTATTTGGTGAGTTAAATTGGACAATAATTGTCTTAACTCTGTTTTATAGTTTGGCTGGTTTGGGTATTGCAGTGGTTAATGATTTTAAGAGTGTGGAAGGGGACAGTCAATTAGGCTTAAAATCTTTACCTGTGATGTTTGGAGTTAACACAGCAGCTTGGATTTGTGTGATTATGATTGATGTGTTTCAAGCCGGAATTGGAGCTTATTTAATTTATATTCATCAGAATCTTTATGCGGCAATTTTGCTGTTGTTGGTGATTCCTCAAATTACCTTTCAAGATATGTATTTTTTGCGTAACCCCTTAGAAAATGATGTTAAATATCAAGCCAGCGCACAACCTTTCTTGGTCTTAGGTATGTTAGTCGCAGGTTTAGCTTTGGGACACGCAGGAGTGTAA
- a CDS encoding ArsA family ATPase: MALILTFLGKGGSGCSTVAIATAKKLALAGSRVLLVSQDLTPVLTTLLGTPVNSSPTEVASNLQVVSLQSAQLLSQGWEDVKDLEAKYLRSPTLKNVYGQELGILPGMDGALALNSLREYDKSGKYDVIIYDGDSALNTLRMFGIPEIFSWYVRRFRQIFTESDVGKALSPFVQPITSAILNVSWSADDLANTQANDILEAGKAALGDGQRVAAYLVTTEDELAIASAKYFWGGAQQVGLTVKGVILNQEQGNNPLAAEFDPLKVSNLPQRSGDNWQPLMDALPDFFGESQVPKPVTIDLAARQVKVFLPGFAKNQVKLTQYGPELTIEAGDQRRNIELPSPLAGQSVKGAKFQNHYLIVSL, translated from the coding sequence ATGGCTTTGATTTTGACCTTTTTAGGAAAAGGCGGTAGCGGTTGCTCTACAGTGGCGATCGCTACAGCTAAAAAGTTAGCATTAGCTGGCTCTCGCGTTCTGCTTGTTTCTCAAGATTTGACTCCGGTATTAACTACCTTACTCGGTACGCCAGTAAACTCCTCCCCTACGGAAGTGGCCAGCAATCTTCAGGTGGTTAGCTTACAATCCGCTCAACTCCTATCACAAGGTTGGGAAGATGTCAAGGATCTAGAGGCGAAATATTTGCGATCGCCGACTCTCAAAAATGTCTACGGGCAAGAATTGGGGATCTTACCAGGGATGGATGGGGCCTTAGCCCTTAATTCCCTGCGAGAATACGACAAAAGCGGCAAATATGATGTCATCATCTATGACGGCGATAGTGCCTTAAATACCCTGCGAATGTTTGGCATTCCAGAGATTTTCAGTTGGTATGTACGGCGGTTTCGTCAGATATTTACCGAGTCAGATGTGGGTAAAGCTTTATCTCCTTTTGTCCAACCCATTACCAGTGCCATTTTAAATGTGTCTTGGAGTGCGGATGATTTAGCCAATACCCAGGCTAATGATATCCTAGAGGCCGGAAAGGCTGCTTTGGGGGATGGCCAGCGCGTCGCCGCTTATTTAGTGACCACAGAAGATGAACTGGCGATCGCATCAGCTAAATATTTTTGGGGAGGGGCCCAACAAGTGGGCTTAACAGTGAAGGGCGTTATCCTCAACCAAGAGCAAGGAAACAACCCCTTAGCCGCAGAATTTGACCCCTTAAAGGTGTCTAACCTACCCCAAAGGTCAGGTGATAACTGGCAACCTTTAATGGATGCCCTACCGGACTTTTTCGGGGAATCTCAAGTCCCTAAACCTGTGACCATTGATCTTGCAGCCCGTCAAGTTAAGGTGTTTTTACCTGGATTTGCCAAAAACCAAGTCAAGTTAACCCAATATGGCCCAGAATTAACCATTGAAGCGGGAGATCAGCGGCGCAATATTGAGTTACCCTCTCCTCTCGCGGGACAGTCGGTAAAAGGGGCAAAGTTCCAAAATCATTATCTAATTGTTTCTCTGTGA
- a CDS encoding DUF2862 domain-containing protein, whose protein sequence is MEIGQKVQVIRLRDRVSGEVVNKLGKQGIIKDFKMTDGSGIGAVVEFADKTATWFFGDELKPVE, encoded by the coding sequence ATGGAAATCGGGCAGAAAGTTCAAGTAATTCGTCTTAGAGATCGTGTCTCCGGTGAAGTCGTCAATAAGCTTGGCAAACAAGGCATCATCAAAGACTTTAAAATGACAGATGGTAGCGGCATTGGTGCCGTGGTTGAGTTTGCCGATAAAACCGCCACTTGGTTTTTTGGGGATGAACTCAAACCCGTTGAATAA
- a CDS encoding ABC transporter permease has translation MTLSLKASLQGSSMRRYLELLHILVERNLKGRYRGSFLGVYWSLLNPLIMTGLYTAIFGATFASYFNNSTLNYILAAFTGLIVINFFSSATTQALSSVVGNGSLLNKVRLPMTIFPVSMVVANVFQFVMGPLPLLAIVTLFISKNPLNVIALIFPIIALSLVCTGVGFLVSALYVFFRDLPYFYELVCFVLWISSPVFYPSEIVPKAVQPFLLLNPLIPIIDSIRQISLKGTLPELSLIGHSLLNGVILLGLGWICFRAWEKNFMDLL, from the coding sequence ATGACCTTATCACTAAAAGCAAGCCTCCAGGGATCGTCGATGAGGCGATATCTAGAGCTACTACACATTTTAGTAGAACGAAATTTAAAAGGACGTTATCGAGGCTCGTTTTTAGGGGTTTATTGGTCATTGCTCAATCCCCTGATTATGACAGGCCTCTACACGGCGATTTTTGGCGCAACTTTTGCCAGTTATTTTAATAATTCAACCCTAAACTATATTTTAGCGGCATTTACGGGGCTAATTGTTATCAATTTTTTCTCATCTGCTACGACTCAAGCCTTGTCCAGTGTGGTAGGGAATGGCTCACTCCTTAATAAAGTTCGCCTTCCTATGACCATTTTTCCTGTCTCTATGGTTGTGGCTAATGTCTTTCAATTTGTCATGGGGCCTTTACCTTTATTAGCAATTGTCACCTTATTTATTTCTAAAAATCCCCTGAATGTCATCGCCTTAATTTTTCCTATTATTGCTCTCAGTCTGGTTTGTACCGGAGTCGGGTTTTTAGTCAGTGCTTTGTATGTTTTCTTTCGAGATTTGCCCTATTTTTACGAATTAGTTTGTTTTGTTCTGTGGATTAGCTCACCCGTTTTTTATCCGTCTGAAATTGTTCCCAAAGCGGTGCAACCCTTTTTACTCCTTAACCCACTCATCCCTATTATTGACAGTATTCGCCAGATTTCTCTCAAAGGTACTTTACCTGAGCTTTCTTTAATCGGACATTCATTGTTAAATGGGGTTATTCTCTTGGGGTTAGGTTGGATTTGCTTTCGAGCCTGGGAAAAGAATTTTATGGATTTGCTTTAA
- a CDS encoding ABC transporter ATP-binding protein, producing MIEVIRLDQVSLWRRTQEEFSYDLKKTVLSMLEGKYRQPSKKLILDKIDLTVNCGEKIGIIGSNGSGKSTLLKVITGILQPSSGQIRVKGEIAPLIELGAGFDGELSVIDNIILYGVMLGFSRQEMKARVASILDFADLTDYELSPVKALSSGMTARLGFAIATDIKPDILILDEVLSVGDESFKNKCQKRMDKLWGNNTTILVVSHGLEFIQQSCDRAIWLDRGKIRFAGNTDETIHHYLTAVQEGSDIGLQTHL from the coding sequence ATGATAGAAGTAATTAGACTGGATCAAGTTTCTCTGTGGCGTAGAACCCAAGAAGAGTTTTCTTATGATTTGAAGAAAACTGTCTTATCCATGCTGGAGGGAAAGTACCGCCAACCATCCAAAAAATTAATTCTTGACAAGATTGATTTAACGGTCAACTGCGGTGAAAAAATCGGGATTATTGGCTCCAATGGTTCGGGAAAATCCACCTTGCTTAAAGTCATTACGGGAATTTTGCAACCCTCATCGGGACAAATTCGCGTCAAAGGGGAAATTGCCCCACTGATTGAGTTAGGGGCAGGATTTGACGGAGAATTATCGGTCATAGATAATATTATTCTCTATGGGGTGATGTTAGGTTTTTCTCGTCAAGAAATGAAGGCCCGTGTTGCTTCAATTTTGGACTTTGCGGATTTGACTGACTATGAATTATCCCCCGTCAAAGCCCTCTCGTCAGGGATGACAGCCCGTTTAGGGTTTGCCATTGCCACGGATATCAAACCGGATATTTTAATTCTTGATGAAGTCTTATCCGTCGGGGATGAGAGTTTTAAAAATAAATGCCAAAAACGGATGGATAAACTTTGGGGCAACAATACAACTATTTTGGTGGTTTCCCACGGATTAGAGTTTATTCAACAATCTTGCGATCGCGCAATTTGGCTAGATCGCGGTAAAATTCGATTTGCTGGTAATACAGATGAAACGATTCATCATTATCTCACAGCAGTTCAAGAAGGTTCAGACATAGGATTACAGACTCATCTATGA
- a CDS encoding NAD-dependent epimerase/dehydratase produces MKILITGGAGYIGSILTPTLLAKGHEVTVLDSFIFGQNSLADCCHYDTFNVVRGDCRKESLIKELLKDADIIIPLAALVGAPLCSRDEIGTKTINYEAVKMICDLASPEQRILMPVTNSGYGIGEAGKFCTEESPLRPISLYGTTKVDAEKAVLDRENSITFRLATVFGMSPRMRVDLLVNDFVYRAFYDRAVVIFEGHFKRNYIHIRDVAKAFVHGIENFETMKGKPYNVGLEDANLSKLELCAEIKKYLPKFVYLEAPIGEDPDKRDYIVSNARILKTGFEPEWPLGRGIRELIKGYTILRNSVYSNV; encoded by the coding sequence ATGAAAATTTTAATCACAGGCGGGGCCGGCTATATTGGCTCAATTTTAACCCCAACCTTATTGGCTAAGGGCCACGAAGTAACGGTTTTAGATAGTTTTATCTTTGGTCAAAATAGTTTGGCTGATTGTTGTCATTACGATACGTTTAATGTGGTACGGGGTGACTGTCGTAAGGAGTCTTTGATTAAAGAATTACTCAAAGATGCTGATATTATTATCCCCTTGGCCGCGTTAGTGGGTGCGCCCCTTTGTAGTCGGGATGAAATTGGGACCAAAACCATTAATTATGAAGCGGTTAAAATGATTTGTGATTTGGCTAGTCCAGAACAACGAATTTTAATGCCTGTTACCAATAGTGGTTATGGTATTGGGGAAGCGGGTAAATTCTGCACCGAGGAGTCTCCTTTACGTCCTATTTCTCTCTATGGTACGACGAAAGTTGACGCAGAAAAGGCGGTTTTAGATCGGGAAAATAGTATCACTTTCCGACTCGCTACTGTCTTTGGGATGTCCCCTCGGATGAGGGTAGATTTATTGGTGAATGATTTTGTTTACCGTGCCTTTTATGATCGGGCAGTTGTCATTTTTGAAGGGCATTTTAAACGCAATTATATCCATATTCGGGATGTGGCGAAAGCCTTTGTTCATGGGATTGAAAATTTTGAAACCATGAAAGGTAAACCCTATAATGTGGGGTTAGAGGATGCCAATTTATCGAAGTTGGAATTGTGCGCTGAAATTAAAAAGTATTTACCAAAATTCGTGTATTTAGAAGCACCTATTGGAGAAGATCCTGATAAACGGGATTATATTGTTTCTAATGCTCGTATTCTCAAAACTGGATTTGAACCTGAATGGCCGTTAGGTCGGGGTATTCGGGAATTAATCAAAGGTTACACTATTTTACGCAATAGTGTCTATTCCAATGTTTAA
- the psaC gene encoding photosystem I iron-sulfur center protein PsaC, whose amino-acid sequence MSHKVKIYDTCIGCTQCVRACPLDVLEMVPWDGCKASQIASSPRTEDCVGCKRCETACPTDFLSIRVYLGAETTRSMGLAY is encoded by the coding sequence ATGTCACACAAAGTTAAAATCTACGATACCTGCATTGGTTGTACCCAATGTGTCCGCGCTTGTCCCCTGGATGTTTTAGAAATGGTTCCTTGGGATGGTTGTAAAGCCAGCCAAATTGCTTCTTCCCCTCGCACAGAAGACTGTGTGGGTTGCAAACGCTGCGAAACAGCCTGTCCTACCGATTTCTTAAGCATCCGTGTCTATCTTGGAGCAGAAACCACCCGCAGTATGGGACTGGCCTACTAA